Proteins co-encoded in one Luteolibacter sp. Y139 genomic window:
- the nagA gene encoding N-acetylglucosamine-6-phosphate deacetylase, producing the protein MRKLITNARVVSPDLDLARAAVLIEGDRIEAVVEGNNLPSADYKLDAAGKIVIPGFIDIHSHGADGADTCDDSLESLRHIAKRKLQEGVTTWLPTTLTQPREKLKSIAAKIAAFRDQGGLTRCPGMHVEGPFINKERAGAQNPQYVRPPDFTEIEELHAIMPVSILSLAPEMPGALELIEGCREIGITCSAAHTSATAAQVFAACDAGLSHLTHYGNAMTPLHHREIGVIGAGMVDDRLMIELIADLIHLSPDMLRLVFTTIPIDRLMMITDSVAASWIVEGEINLGGLEVVVNDRIARLKDGGALAGSTLLANEGFRNMVGSTGLPLHEVIKVTSWNQARSLGLEDLGRIAPGFLADLVLLNNDYSVAKTFVGGEER; encoded by the coding sequence ATGAGAAAGCTCATCACCAATGCGCGGGTCGTCTCGCCGGACCTGGATCTGGCCCGCGCAGCCGTCCTGATCGAAGGCGATCGCATCGAAGCCGTGGTCGAGGGCAACAACCTGCCGAGCGCTGATTACAAGCTCGATGCGGCGGGGAAGATTGTCATTCCCGGCTTCATCGACATCCACAGCCACGGGGCGGATGGGGCGGACACGTGCGATGACTCGCTGGAATCGCTGCGCCACATCGCGAAGCGGAAGCTCCAGGAAGGTGTGACCACCTGGCTGCCGACCACGCTGACGCAGCCGCGGGAGAAGCTGAAGTCGATCGCGGCCAAGATCGCTGCCTTCCGCGACCAGGGCGGCCTGACCCGTTGCCCGGGGATGCATGTCGAGGGCCCCTTTATCAACAAGGAGCGCGCCGGGGCCCAGAACCCGCAGTACGTGCGCCCGCCGGATTTCACGGAGATCGAGGAACTGCATGCGATCATGCCCGTTTCGATCCTGTCCCTGGCACCGGAAATGCCGGGTGCTCTGGAACTCATCGAGGGCTGCCGGGAGATCGGGATCACGTGCTCGGCGGCGCACACCTCGGCGACGGCGGCGCAGGTTTTCGCCGCCTGTGATGCCGGCCTGAGCCATCTGACGCACTACGGCAATGCGATGACGCCGCTGCATCACCGCGAGATCGGCGTGATCGGTGCGGGCATGGTGGACGATCGCCTGATGATCGAGCTGATTGCCGACTTGATCCACCTCTCGCCGGATATGCTGCGGCTGGTTTTCACGACGATCCCGATCGACCGCCTGATGATGATCACCGACTCGGTGGCCGCGTCGTGGATCGTGGAGGGGGAGATCAATCTGGGTGGGCTGGAAGTGGTCGTGAACGACCGCATCGCCCGTCTCAAGGATGGCGGCGCGCTGGCCGGCTCCACGCTGCTGGCCAACGAAGGATTCCGGAACATGGTCGGCTCGACCGGGCTGCCGCTGCACGAGGTGATCAAGGTGACCTCGTGGAATCAGGCCCGCTCGCTGGGTCTGGAGGATCTGGGCAGGATCGCGCCGGGCTTCCTAGCGGACCTGGTCCTGCTCAACAACGACTACAGCGTGGCGAAGACGTTCGTGGGCGGAGAGGAACGCTGA
- a CDS encoding glycosyltransferase family 2 protein, whose product MPDSRPVVLIPSYNTGPILPSTVAAALAQGVPVRVVIDGSTDGSPDLLQPLLSDPRLKVTRLEKNAGKGSAVLRGTRDALAEGFTHVLCMDADGQHPAEMIPKYFELSHQHPQAAVFGRPVFDASAPALRVNGRKVSNFWANLETMGWGIDDSLFGMRLYPAAELIEVFESTCFARRFDFDPEVAVRLAWRGVPILNLPTPVRYLSREEGGVSQFRYLRDNALLTWMHTRLFLGFLVRLPWLALRGENPLHPFSPPHP is encoded by the coding sequence ATGCCGGATTCCCGACCTGTCGTTCTCATTCCTAGCTACAATACCGGACCCATCCTCCCCTCGACCGTCGCGGCGGCCTTGGCGCAGGGCGTCCCTGTGCGGGTGGTAATCGACGGCTCTACGGACGGCTCCCCGGACCTCCTCCAGCCGCTCCTCTCCGATCCCCGCCTGAAAGTCACCCGCCTCGAAAAGAACGCCGGCAAGGGCTCCGCCGTCCTCCGCGGCACCCGCGACGCCCTCGCCGAGGGCTTCACCCACGTCCTCTGCATGGACGCCGATGGCCAGCATCCGGCAGAGATGATCCCCAAATATTTCGAGCTCTCCCACCAGCACCCGCAGGCCGCCGTCTTCGGCCGCCCCGTCTTCGATGCCTCCGCGCCCGCCCTCCGGGTCAATGGTCGCAAGGTCTCCAATTTCTGGGCGAACCTCGAGACCATGGGCTGGGGCATCGATGACTCGCTCTTCGGCATGCGCCTCTACCCCGCCGCCGAGCTCATCGAAGTCTTCGAAAGCACCTGCTTCGCCCGCCGCTTCGATTTCGATCCCGAAGTCGCCGTCCGTCTCGCCTGGCGCGGCGTCCCCATCCTGAATCTGCCCACACCGGTCCGCTACCTCAGCCGCGAGGAAGGTGGCGTTTCGCAATTCCGCTATCTCCGCGACAATGCCCTCCTGACCTGGATGCACACGCGGCTCTTCCTCGGCTTCCTCGTGCGCCTTCCTTGGCTTGCGCTTCGCGGCGAAAACCCGCTCCATCCCTTCAGCCCGCCTCACCCGTGA
- a CDS encoding class I SAM-dependent methyltransferase: protein MTAELPKKLAAPFPGIWDRCYVGSKVKTDPLYGAVLDELSGSPLPLLDLGCGLGLLAFYLRECGLNFPIHGVDYDSRKIASARRASTALKHRDLSFDTHDARKGLPEHSGNVTILDILQFFTPEQQEKLLGLAASRVAPGGKLVIRSGLRDDSRRFKVTVFCDYLAKLTFWMKAAPTHYPSAEEFERILSPHGQVRVSPLWGGTPFNNHLIVLEKA, encoded by the coding sequence GTGACCGCTGAACTGCCCAAAAAACTCGCCGCCCCTTTCCCAGGCATCTGGGACCGCTGCTACGTGGGCTCGAAGGTGAAGACCGACCCGCTCTACGGCGCGGTGCTCGATGAGCTCTCCGGTTCCCCCCTCCCCCTGCTCGATCTCGGCTGCGGCCTCGGCCTGCTCGCCTTCTACCTCCGCGAGTGTGGCCTGAATTTTCCCATCCACGGCGTCGACTACGATTCCCGGAAAATCGCCTCCGCGCGGCGAGCATCCACCGCCCTGAAGCATCGCGATCTCTCCTTCGACACCCACGATGCCCGCAAAGGCCTGCCCGAACACTCGGGCAACGTCACCATTCTCGATATCCTCCAGTTCTTCACACCTGAGCAGCAGGAAAAGCTGTTAGGCTTGGCCGCCTCCCGCGTCGCCCCCGGCGGCAAGCTCGTCATCCGCTCCGGCCTCCGCGATGACTCGCGCCGCTTCAAGGTCACCGTCTTCTGCGACTACCTCGCGAAGCTCACCTTCTGGATGAAGGCAGCCCCGACGCACTACCCCTCCGCCGAGGAATTCGAGCGCATCCTTTCCCCCCACGGACAGGTGCGAGTCTCCCCGCTATGGGGCGGCACCCCGTTCAACAATCACCTGATCGTGCTGGAGAAGGCGTAG
- a CDS encoding polysaccharide deacetylase family protein, with protein MIELEKDRPNRAVTSFFQIFGGCWKPLSGDAVHMTDGAGHHRFEWRVLSVLVPLVAGAAVFDGLWRLGDSWLAWGGVLPVLFLLFHFVAFTIGGKNPPSQWQRWNVLLVAWAVWQGWFVEESGVRWAAAVWLGVVALNAMSVVCLAWRGIMVHSATCTAGFRWFIWAVIHVPAVFVGWRYGLPAGLSVLGVAGILWVCGTFLPNARIFGPITRRAEGKDMLLTIDDGPDPDDTPAILDLLDQHGRKAVFFVIGEKVRRFPELAQEIVRRGHELGNHTMTHPVGFFWSYGPVRTRREISECQRAIEETTGVKVRFFRAPAGHRNWFTHPVLRELGLELVGWRKRAYDTVRSDVDGIVRDLTDGAKDGDILLLHEATTTALGVMEGVLTTLPAAGRPTPSPARSGDC; from the coding sequence GTGATCGAGCTGGAGAAGGATCGCCCTAACAGGGCGGTGACATCGTTTTTCCAAATCTTCGGCGGGTGCTGGAAGCCGCTGTCCGGGGATGCCGTCCACATGACGGATGGAGCGGGGCATCATCGGTTTGAGTGGCGGGTGCTGTCGGTGCTGGTTCCGCTGGTGGCGGGTGCGGCGGTATTCGATGGGCTGTGGAGGCTGGGAGATTCGTGGCTGGCGTGGGGCGGGGTGCTGCCGGTGTTGTTTTTGCTGTTCCATTTCGTCGCCTTCACGATCGGTGGAAAGAATCCGCCCAGCCAGTGGCAGCGGTGGAACGTGCTGCTGGTGGCGTGGGCGGTGTGGCAGGGATGGTTCGTGGAGGAGAGCGGGGTGCGCTGGGCTGCCGCGGTATGGCTTGGCGTGGTGGCGCTCAATGCGATGTCCGTGGTCTGTCTGGCTTGGCGGGGGATCATGGTTCACTCCGCTACCTGCACGGCGGGCTTCCGCTGGTTCATCTGGGCGGTGATCCATGTGCCGGCTGTGTTTGTCGGATGGCGCTACGGATTGCCTGCTGGGCTGTCCGTGCTTGGTGTGGCAGGCATTTTGTGGGTCTGTGGCACCTTTCTTCCGAATGCTCGCATCTTCGGGCCGATTACGCGACGTGCGGAGGGGAAGGATATGCTGCTGACGATCGACGATGGTCCCGATCCGGATGATACTCCGGCGATCCTGGATCTGCTGGACCAGCATGGCCGGAAGGCGGTGTTTTTCGTGATCGGGGAGAAAGTACGACGTTTCCCGGAGTTGGCGCAGGAGATCGTGCGGCGCGGGCATGAACTGGGGAACCACACGATGACTCACCCGGTTGGATTTTTCTGGAGCTATGGGCCGGTACGGACGCGGCGCGAGATCTCCGAGTGCCAGCGTGCGATCGAAGAGACTACCGGGGTGAAGGTCCGGTTTTTCCGTGCTCCGGCGGGGCACCGGAATTGGTTCACGCATCCGGTGCTGAGAGAGCTGGGGCTTGAGCTCGTGGGATGGCGCAAGCGGGCCTACGACACGGTGCGGTCCGATGTGGACGGTATCGTGAGGGATCTAACAGATGGGGCGAAGGATGGGGATATCCTGCTGCTGCACGAGGCAACCACGACGGCGCTCGGGGTGATGGAGGGAGTTCTAACAACCTTGCCTGCCGCGGGGAGGCCTACGCCTTCTCCAGCACGATCAGGTGATTGTTGA
- a CDS encoding lysophospholipid acyltransferase family protein — translation MEEKKQSRWRRIGVFGDLPTRLLMRGLKVAPWFLEPVLIPPWTLLFFLVAKSQRRAVTGNLKALFPSWSGLRACVGAYRVFLNFAFTYVDAMRCETGTGGVDWIIEGLEHFDDLRSRPEGCVVLTAHMGNYDMAAPLFSEKFGRTIYAVRAPEREPEMQALREEEIAEKERLNPHFRTCFNHGGEMLGVELARYLNQGDIVAVQGDRVIFEVSPMETEVEPGLLMRLPRGPLYLARITGAAVFPLFIVRDGWRRYRVQVHAPLELPARVRGRGEDAATPIWAGAILSGVKEHWKQWFVFEPVLRREKGGAA, via the coding sequence TTGGAGGAGAAAAAGCAGAGCCGCTGGCGGCGCATCGGGGTCTTCGGTGACCTGCCGACGCGTCTGCTGATGCGCGGGCTGAAGGTGGCGCCGTGGTTCCTGGAGCCGGTGCTGATCCCGCCGTGGACGCTGCTGTTCTTCCTGGTGGCGAAGTCGCAGCGGCGGGCGGTGACGGGGAATCTGAAGGCGCTGTTCCCGTCGTGGTCGGGCCTGCGGGCGTGTGTGGGGGCTTACCGGGTGTTCCTGAATTTCGCCTTCACGTATGTGGATGCGATGCGGTGTGAGACGGGGACCGGTGGGGTGGATTGGATCATCGAAGGGCTCGAGCACTTCGATGATCTCAGGTCGCGCCCGGAGGGGTGCGTGGTTCTAACGGCCCACATGGGAAACTATGACATGGCGGCTCCGTTGTTTTCGGAGAAATTCGGGCGGACGATTTATGCGGTGCGCGCGCCGGAGCGTGAGCCGGAGATGCAGGCGCTGCGTGAGGAGGAGATCGCGGAAAAGGAGCGGCTGAATCCGCATTTCCGCACCTGCTTCAACCATGGCGGCGAGATGTTAGGCGTGGAGCTGGCGCGGTATCTCAATCAAGGTGACATCGTGGCGGTGCAGGGGGATCGCGTGATCTTCGAGGTCTCGCCGATGGAGACCGAGGTGGAGCCGGGGCTGCTGATGCGCTTGCCAAGGGGGCCGCTTTATCTGGCACGGATTACCGGGGCGGCGGTGTTTCCGCTATTCATCGTGCGCGATGGGTGGCGGCGTTATCGGGTGCAGGTGCATGCGCCGCTGGAGCTGCCAGCGCGGGTGCGGGGTCGTGGTGAGGATGCTGCGACGCCGATCTGGGCGGGGGCGATTCTCAGTGGCGTGAAGGAGCACTGGAAGCAGTGGTTTGTCTTCGAGCCCGTATTGCGCCGGGAGAAGGGAGGCGCGGCGTGA